The DNA sequence AAAACAATCCGTACAACTCGAGGCACTCGAAAAAGCTGTATTGACTCAATCGTTGTTGCGGCTTGACGATATTGACGATGTGCTTCGCTATGGCAATATTAAGGCAGACCTGTGTTATGACCAGAGTTATTCGGCGACAAGATATCTTATGGATCGTTACGGCGATTCAGTAGTCCGCCAATTGCTTGTACGTGTGGATTCTACCACTGATTTTGAAACCGCATTTAAAGCCGTAACAGGACAAAGCGTGTACATGTTTGAATCCGAGTGGGAAAAATCATTGGCCAAACCTGCCTGGACACGGTGGTTAAGCTATACCGATGAATTTTTATGGATCATTGTTCTTCCGCTTTTATTTTTTTCAGCATGGTGGATGAAACGGAAAGCGATGAAACGGAAAGAACAGGAGTGGGAGCGGGATGAATCGAAGTTGGATAATCATTAAAATAATCGGAATTTTAAAGCAGGTTCTGTCGTTAAAACAACAATCCTATTTTTTAGTTGCAATCCCGTGGTGTTTGATATAAGTTTGTCACACCCACTTGCATGCAAACAGACACTCCATTGAAAAAACTCATGAAACGTTGCGCAGTACTGGTACTGGCTTTCAACCTCATTTATCTTGCATGTGAAAAGGACGAACCCCGTGAAGACCCGCTGGTAACGCGAGGCCGTCAGCTTTTTAACGATACACGGTTATCGCGCGATAACGATCAAAGTTGTGCTACATGCCATCCCAACGGTCACATGGATCATCGGCGCTGGCATTTTTCTGCGATTCACGGTACAACGGATGGCGTGCCGGATTCATTCAGAACGTTGACGTTATGGGGAATTTCTGAAACGGGGCCGCCGTATTTGTGGGATGTCTCGCGGCGGGATTTGCATGCCGTCACGCGTTTGTATGTCGATACCATCATGGGCGGCACGGCCAACGAGGATGATATTGAAGCCTTGGTAGCGTATCAGAATTCTTTAAAATTTCCAGTGAATCCATGGCGAAATGCCGACGGAAGTTTGACACCGGCGCAGCAACGCGGTAAAATTGTATATGAAACCAACGGATTTTGTTCGCCATGTCATCCGGCGCCGACCGGCACGACGACTAAACCTAAAGACATTGGAACGGGTTTGTTGGTCAAAACCCCTGGTTTGCGTTCGTTATTTTCTTCCGGTCCTTATTTTCATGACGGGCGTTTTAAAACACTGCGGGAAGTGATCGATTTTTATATAGCGGACCCTGGCGGGATCCTTCATTCATCGGGGTTTGTCATTAACTTGACTGAACAAGAGAAAAACGATTTGATCGAATATTTGCGGACTTTTTAACGGAGGGTGAATGATTCGGTGGATTTTTTTCGTAGTCATTGGCATTGGATTAATAACAGTGACAGCCTGCGACAAAGATGAAATTTCGGAAGAAACGCTCATCACGCAAGGCCGTATGCTGTTTAATAGTGAAAAATTCAGATGCAGTCAATGTCATCCCAACGGTGACATGGACGGAAAATTATGGAAACTGGGTTTTCCTCCAAGGGTCTCAGCCGATTCTGTCGCTACGCCGTCACTTTTTGGGGTTCGCGATACCCCGCCATATTTGTGGCTTGGCGAAGGCGGTTCCGATCTGCGGGAATTAACCAAGGTAGTTATTGACAGTATTTTGAATGAATCGGCGACCGATGAAGAATTGGATCAACTTGCTGCTTATCAGCGTTCTTTGGTTGTGCCGGCCAATCCGTGGCGAAATACAGATGGATCACTGACGGAAAACCAGCAGCGCGGTAAAAGCGTATTTGAAAATCAAGGGCACTGCGGCAAATGCCATTCGGGATCGGAGTCTACAGGACACTTCAAAATTCAGATTCGTGTTAATACGCCGCCAATTGATGTGCCGTCGCTTCGTTGGGTTTTTGCAACGGCGCCGTACTTTCACGACCATAAATCGCTAACGCTGGCGGATGTCATTAATTATTATGCCGATTCGGTGACGACGACACAAATGACAACATGGGGATGGAATGCACGCGGAATATATGATATTGAACTCAGCCAGCAAGAAAGACTCGATCTGTTAGAATATTTACGTTCGTTATGAAATACAGTTGATTCGGAGAACTCAATTTATGAAAAGAACAAAATTTTTACTGGCAATACTAATGCTGACTATCCCTTCAGCGTTTGCTCAAGAGGAAGAAGACATGGGATCGGGTCAGGATAATTCGGTTGGAATTGGAGGAGTAGTCGACTTAAGTTATTCCGAAGGTGATAAGCCCGGCATTAATAACAATACGCTCGGCGATAATAATTTCAACAAAGTCCGTGCGCTGACTAATTTCCAATTTCAGCATCGCGATAAGTTACGCGCCGATATTGAAGTGCTTTATGACGACGCATCGCAGGACAAAATTCGCCTGCAGGGAGCTTTCGTTACAATTTTTAATTTACCCAACGAAAAGATCAACCTGATGATCGGAAAGATCCCGAATCTTTTCGGCAATTTTTCAAAACGCGAGTTCTCGGACGTCAATCCGTTGATTGGCCAGCCATTGATGCGTCAATATCGCACTACTCTTGATTGGGAAAGAACGTGGGATAATCGCGAACAACTTATTTTAAAAAAGCGCCGTTCGGAATTTAAAGGACAACTGCCTTTGAACGTCCTGCGGGGAGCCACACCAACGGTGTACGATGCGCGTTGGGATTTCGGTATTGAACTTTTTGGAAATGCTTCGATTTTTGATTACCAACTTGGCGTGACCGATGGATCGATTTCGAATCCGGAAGCCGGTCCGGAGAACGACGGCAAACAGTTTTTAGGACGATTGGGAATTAATCCCGTAACCGGATTGAATATCGGTTTTTCAGCAGCCATGAATCCTTATTTATCGAAACCAAAAACATTGGAAGATAAACAGCGGTTGTTGGAAGCTGGTAAAGGAGCCGGTGAATATAAGCAGCGTGCTTTTGGTGCAGACCTTGAAGCCAGCTATAAATATTTTGTGGTTTTCGGAGAATTTGTGTACAGCAAATGGGATGCTGAAGTCACGGAAGGCGAGTTAACCAACCGTAGTTTCTACATTGACGCTAAATATAAAATGCATCCTCGTTTCTATATCGCCGGACGGTATGATCGGATGGACTTCAGCAAAATCGAAAACCCGGCTACCGGCCGTAAGGAAACATGGGATTACAACGTTCAAAGAGTGGAAGGCGGTTTTGGGTTTCGTATTACGACCGATGCTACGGTGAAAGTCGTCGGACAATTGACTAAATTTGAAAAAGGTTCGGGTATCAAGATGATTCAATTAACGGCGGTACAATTATCCGTACCTTTTTAATGGAGGAAGCATGAAGTTAATCGTAAGTTTATTCAGTGCAGTCGCGCTGCTGGGATTTGTAAAATTCAGCGAAAGTTCAAAATTTTTCAAGTCGATCAAAGATTTACCGATGGTCAAACCTGCGCCGAATTTTTCCGAAGCCGCCGCTTTGCCGGCCGGAGAAGGAAAAATAACCGGAAAGGTTTTTGTTAACAAGTCCTCTGGAACAAAAGCTCGTTCCACTAAAGGCTTGTATGGCAAGAACGCATCGAAGATTGTTCAGAATTCAGCCAATGATCGTCAGGCCGTCGTATTTATCGAAAAAATCTCCGGACAATTTCCGATACCGCAAAGCCGTCCTGTGATGCGTCAGAAAAACATAACCATTGTGCCGCATGTCTTGCCCGTACTTATTGGCTCGACAGTCGATTTTCCCAATGAGGATAATATTTACCATAACATTTTTTCTCTTTCTTCGGTCAAATCGTTCGATTTGGGCCGTTATGCCAATGGCAAAAGTAAATCCGTTACGTTCAATAAATTCGGTGAAGTAAAAGTGTTCTGTGATATCCATTCTTCCATGAGCGGTTATATCATTGTTTTGCAGAATCCGTATTTTGCAACGACCGGGTCGGACGGCAGTTATTCTATCACGGGAATTCCTTCGGGGACTTATAAAGTTGGTGCATGGCATGAAAACGGAGGAACCCAATGGCTGACCATTGCAGTGGAAAGCGGGCAAACGGCTACAGCGGATTTTTCTTTTTAGATTTACTCAAATGTTCGATGATCGAGGGCAGATAAGATCGGTATTCGAGCGGAATTTTGTTGGAGTAGTTTCGAAACGCCACGGTTTCTGAATATTTTTTTGGGTGAGAGGCAAATTGTTCGGCAATGTTTTCAATATAACCGGACAATTTGCCTTTTACTTTTTCCTTAAGGAAAGGATGTTGTGCGATTGCCAAAGCAGCTCTATCCGAGTCATATCCGTTATCGACATAGGCCTTGAAACATAAGCCTTTGAAAATATCGCGTACCCTAAAAACACTCAGATTGAGTGACTTAGCCGTCTCATCCGTTTTAAAATGATGATCCCGCAGCGTTGTAAGAAATGACAGTTCGATAGTTGTAAAATCTCCTGTGTCAACCGGGATGTTTTTTTCGCTGCCGTAATACTTTTTTTCAATTTCGGATAAGGAAGCTTTGATGCGCAAAATTTCATCAGCCAGATTTTCTTTTTGCGGTGATGAAATTCCCTCCGAGAATTGAGTCCGAATCTCCGGCGGCAAATGTTCGTGTGTGATAGGCAGGCGCCCAAGAATCAGCACTCGTTCAATAACGTTTTCAAGCTCGCGTACGTTACCGGGCCATGCATATGATTGCATGCTTTCAAGGCAATCACGAGTCACGTAATCGTTAATATTTTCGCTGACAGTACGCCGCGAATGTTTATCCGCTAAATATTTAATCAGCAACGGTAAATCATCTTTGCGTTCTCTCAAAGGAGGAAGTTCGATCGGAAAAATATTCAGACGATAATAAAGATCTTCGCGAAATTTTTTTTGTTTAATCAATGTTTCGAGCGGCACATGCGTTGCTGCAACGACCTGGATATCCAAAGGAATCGGAACCGAGCCGCCGACACGTTCAACGACACGCTCTTGCAGAACCCGCAGGAGTTTGACCTGGGCATCCTGCGGCAGATCGCCGATTTCATCCAAGAAAATTGTACCACCGTTGGCCAGTTCGAATTTACCTTTCTTCATCGATTGCGCACCTGTAAAGGCGCCTTTTTCATGTCCGAAGAGTTCGCTCTCGATCAGTTCGCGCGGAATAGCGCCGCAATTGACCGCAATCATTGGACCATGGCTACGGCGGCTCTGTTGATGAATAACACGCGCAATCAATTCTTTACCGGTGCCGGTTTCTCCGCGAATCAAGACGGTCGAATTTTTTTCACTTTTCGCAAAACGTTCCAGAGTCTTGTAAATAGCTGTCATTTTAGGATTGCGACCGATAATATCACCGAATGAGGCGTCCACATTGAGTTCTTCCTGCAAAACATGATTCAATTCGACAAGATTTTCAAAACGCTCGGCATTACGGATGATCGGTACGGTTTGATACGCGATCATTTGTAAAATCTGGCGGTCGTCATCAGTCCATTCACCTTGCCATTTTTCAGAGATGCCAAGCATTGCAATCAGGCGTGAACGATTCGAATCCGGATCATTGAATACAAAAGGCTGCCAATATGATAGGGATTCGATCGGAAGATGCTGGCGATCAATCCAATCACGGACGATCTTGGAAAATTTTTGAGTGTCATGGATGCTTTTATCATGAGGAAGACTAAACGATATATTCTCTCCATATTTCCAATGTCCGTAGCACGTAAAATGTTTGCCTTCTTGTGAATAAAAAAAATAGGCGTGTTTACAACCCAGCAATATTTTAATTTTACTGGTCAGCAATGAAGCTGTAAATTTAAGAGAAGTGGTATGGCTTAGGTCACGCACTAATTCATGAAGGATCAGGAATTCAAATTGATTTTTTTGTAATGCCTTTAACCCTTCATAACGGGCTGCAATGTGTGCCGTCAATTGCCGAATAAGTGCGAGATCGGCTGATTTCGTTACGGCAATTGCGGCGAAAGGTCTCTTAGGATCTCCGATAGGAATATGGATGAATCCGACACGTGGTTTTTGCGATAAGGTTTTTGCATGTAATCTCGACGAAGCACGGAGTAGTTCGAAACGGACCGAGGAAGTATTGAAAGTATACCAACCGAAATCCGCTGACAAGGCCTCCATAAATGCAATACCTTCCTCAAAAAGGAGCCTGCATTGTCCTTCAAAACTTTCTTTAGAATTCGTTGCGCGAATATCTTGCATGGAAAAAATTTAATTAGTAGATTGGCACCCTTGATGGAAAGTTATTCCAATTGAGAACGTCCGGAAAGACACTGGACGTAGTGAATGAAACCCGTGATTTCGAGGTAACGTATTTCGTTTTTCGGGAAGTTGACAAATATTAATTTACCGCCGTGATCGGAAACAACCTGGTAGATTTCGGTCAATGTGTTGATTCCGACTGTACCGATATACGGAGTATCGAATTCCAGGATGAAATCTTTTTGCTTCGTTGTGCCGAGAATTTCCATATACGTATCAACTAAGGCGCGAATATCGGCCTCGCCTTCATATTGATTGAATTCGCCGTTAATGAGAACAATGGTCGTCTTTTTATAGAATTCAGGTGAAAGTTGAAGCGATTTCATGCGGATTTGAATGTAACGTTGTCGATTAATTTTTGAAAATATAAATTGAAGCTGACAGAATAGCAAGGTGTTCATTTTTTAAGGAGGTATTACATTCATGAAAGTAAAAGTAGTAGCCATGATTTGCCTGTTAATAGCCGTGATAGCCGGTTGTTCACCAACGTCCAAAATGAAACCGGACGATTATTTCAAAGCCACGGATTCTCTTGTCGCACAGAACAAGATCGAAGAGGGCTTGAAAATGCTTGACGATGTCGTGGCGGCTTTTCCAAAAGACACGGCAGTGATTATCAAATCGTGGACAGCATCGGCCGATATTTATGCCGTACATTTGCAGGATTTTCCCAAAGCGATTGCATCGTTGCAACGCATTATCGATACGTATCCCCAAACATCTCAAGCGACCGTGAGTTTATTTAAGATTGGATTTACTTACGAAACAATCGCTCACGATATGGAAAAAGCCAAAGTAACTTATGAAGAATTTCTAAAAAAATACCCTCAACACGAATTGGCTGCGAGTGTAAAAGTTTCCCTTGATCACCTCGGTGAATCCGACGATGAGTTGCTTGAAAGGATTCTTAATAAGAACGAAAAACTTGACGAGAAGACAGCATTAAAAGCCAAAGAAAAAGCAAAATAGAAAGATTTTCATGCATAGACTTTTTGAAACGCGGGCAAAGATCATTTGTACGTTAGGACCTTCATCCAATACTTTGGAAGCCATTGAAAAAATGATCGACGCCGGTATGGACATTGCCCGGTTGAATTTTTCTCACGGTAAACACGAGGCGCATCGTCAGGTGATCGAATATATCCGGCAAGCTTCCAAGAAAACCGGCCGAACGGTGGGCATTCTGCAGGATTTGCAGGGGCCCAAAATACGGGTCGGTACGTTCAAAACAGGTGCGACCGACCTGAAAAACGGTTCTCGATTTACGATCACTAGCCGCGATATTGATGGCGACGATACCATTGTGTCGACAACGTATAAAGCTTTGCCGAAAGACGTGCGGGCTAACGATATTTTATTACTGGATGACGGGCTGATTTATCTGAAAGTAGTGCAGACGGACGGTGAAAACGTTTTGTGTGAAGTGATCAACGGCGGTATTTTGAAAAACAACAAAGGGATCAATCTGCCCGGCGTTAAAGTCAGCGCACCGTCGTTGACGGAGAAAGATACCGAAGATCTTTTATTTGGGCTTGCCAATGGCGTGGATTATGTCGCCTTATCATTTGTCCGGAAGCCGGAAGATATTTTACATGTCAAAGAGATCATTCGTACGCATAAAAAAGATACGCCGGTTGTGGCGAAAATCGAAAAGCCTGAAGCTCTGGATTGTATTGACCGCATCATTGCCATAGCGGACGCGATAATGGTGGCGCGTGGTGATCTCGGCGTGGAAATGAAAACTGAAGAAGTACCGCCCATCCAAAAAAGTTTGATTGCCAAATGTAATCGCGCGGGTGTACCGGTGATCACGGCTACGCAGATGCTTGATTCGATGGTGAATAATCCGCGCCCGACTCGTGCCGAGGCGTCAGACGTCGCCAATGCCATTCTTGACGGATCCGATGCGGTCATGTTGTCCGCCGAGACGGCATCCGGCAAATATCCGATTGAAACCATCACGACCATGCGGCGCATTATTAAGTTGATCGAGCAGGATATGCAGACGGATTATACGCGCCGCCGCCGTACACCCGGCGAATCGCCGCGTATTCAGGAAGGTGTTGCTGTAGCCGCGTGTTCGCTAGCCGAAATGCTTGATGCGGATGCGATTGTGACGATCACTTTGACCGGAGCCATGGCTCG is a window from the bacterium genome containing:
- the pyk gene encoding pyruvate kinase translates to MHRLFETRAKIICTLGPSSNTLEAIEKMIDAGMDIARLNFSHGKHEAHRQVIEYIRQASKKTGRTVGILQDLQGPKIRVGTFKTGATDLKNGSRFTITSRDIDGDDTIVSTTYKALPKDVRANDILLLDDGLIYLKVVQTDGENVLCEVINGGILKNNKGINLPGVKVSAPSLTEKDTEDLLFGLANGVDYVALSFVRKPEDILHVKEIIRTHKKDTPVVAKIEKPEALDCIDRIIAIADAIMVARGDLGVEMKTEEVPPIQKSLIAKCNRAGVPVITATQMLDSMVNNPRPTRAEASDVANAILDGSDAVMLSAETASGKYPIETITTMRRIIKLIEQDMQTDYTRRRRTPGESPRIQEGVAVAACSLAEMLDADAIVTITLTGAMARAIARYRPRKAIIAITHDEEVLRVLNLVWGVRGIILPEMKTNIDDSVNEIKNCLLERGILEKGNRFVVTAGLPFNSRGPTNSVRVETIG
- a CDS encoding c-type cytochrome, whose translation is MKRCAVLVLAFNLIYLACEKDEPREDPLVTRGRQLFNDTRLSRDNDQSCATCHPNGHMDHRRWHFSAIHGTTDGVPDSFRTLTLWGISETGPPYLWDVSRRDLHAVTRLYVDTIMGGTANEDDIEALVAYQNSLKFPVNPWRNADGSLTPAQQRGKIVYETNGFCSPCHPAPTGTTTKPKDIGTGLLVKTPGLRSLFSSGPYFHDGRFKTLREVIDFYIADPGGILHSSGFVINLTEQEKNDLIEYLRTF
- a CDS encoding tetratricopeptide repeat protein, which codes for MKVKVVAMICLLIAVIAGCSPTSKMKPDDYFKATDSLVAQNKIEEGLKMLDDVVAAFPKDTAVIIKSWTASADIYAVHLQDFPKAIASLQRIIDTYPQTSQATVSLFKIGFTYETIAHDMEKAKVTYEEFLKKYPQHELAASVKVSLDHLGESDDELLERILNKNEKLDEKTALKAKEKAK
- a CDS encoding carboxypeptidase regulatory-like domain-containing protein; the protein is MKLIVSLFSAVALLGFVKFSESSKFFKSIKDLPMVKPAPNFSEAAALPAGEGKITGKVFVNKSSGTKARSTKGLYGKNASKIVQNSANDRQAVVFIEKISGQFPIPQSRPVMRQKNITIVPHVLPVLIGSTVDFPNEDNIYHNIFSLSSVKSFDLGRYANGKSKSVTFNKFGEVKVFCDIHSSMSGYIIVLQNPYFATTGSDGSYSITGIPSGTYKVGAWHENGGTQWLTIAVESGQTATADFSF
- a CDS encoding STAS domain-containing protein; this translates as MKSLQLSPEFYKKTTIVLINGEFNQYEGEADIRALVDTYMEILGTTKQKDFILEFDTPYIGTVGINTLTEIYQVVSDHGGKLIFVNFPKNEIRYLEITGFIHYVQCLSGRSQLE
- a CDS encoding sigma-54 dependent transcriptional regulator, giving the protein MEALSADFGWYTFNTSSVRFELLRASSRLHAKTLSQKPRVGFIHIPIGDPKRPFAAIAVTKSADLALIRQLTAHIAARYEGLKALQKNQFEFLILHELVRDLSHTTSLKFTASLLTSKIKILLGCKHAYFFYSQEGKHFTCYGHWKYGENISFSLPHDKSIHDTQKFSKIVRDWIDRQHLPIESLSYWQPFVFNDPDSNRSRLIAMLGISEKWQGEWTDDDRQILQMIAYQTVPIIRNAERFENLVELNHVLQEELNVDASFGDIIGRNPKMTAIYKTLERFAKSEKNSTVLIRGETGTGKELIARVIHQQSRRSHGPMIAVNCGAIPRELIESELFGHEKGAFTGAQSMKKGKFELANGGTIFLDEIGDLPQDAQVKLLRVLQERVVERVGGSVPIPLDIQVVAATHVPLETLIKQKKFREDLYYRLNIFPIELPPLRERKDDLPLLIKYLADKHSRRTVSENINDYVTRDCLESMQSYAWPGNVRELENVIERVLILGRLPITHEHLPPEIRTQFSEGISSPQKENLADEILRIKASLSEIEKKYYGSEKNIPVDTGDFTTIELSFLTTLRDHHFKTDETAKSLNLSVFRVRDIFKGLCFKAYVDNGYDSDRAALAIAQHPFLKEKVKGKLSGYIENIAEQFASHPKKYSETVAFRNYSNKIPLEYRSYLPSIIEHLSKSKKKNPL
- a CDS encoding c-type cytochrome, encoding MIRWIFFVVIGIGLITVTACDKDEISEETLITQGRMLFNSEKFRCSQCHPNGDMDGKLWKLGFPPRVSADSVATPSLFGVRDTPPYLWLGEGGSDLRELTKVVIDSILNESATDEELDQLAAYQRSLVVPANPWRNTDGSLTENQQRGKSVFENQGHCGKCHSGSESTGHFKIQIRVNTPPIDVPSLRWVFATAPYFHDHKSLTLADVINYYADSVTTTQMTTWGWNARGIYDIELSQQERLDLLEYLRSL